In Halobaculum sp. XH14, a single genomic region encodes these proteins:
- a CDS encoding ABC transporter ATP-binding protein yields MSEATTDGRRPEAKREPDRSAEPVISIRDLRKTFDGGEIIACEDIELDIYREDFVVLLGPSGCGKTTTLRCISGLEIPDGGQLLIDGVDMTGVKPKDRNLAFVFQSIALFPHKDVRGNLRFGLDMSTDLSKAEKNERVEEIAAMLGIEDKLDRKPADLSGGQQQRVSLGRAMVMEPAAFLLDEPFSALDANLRKHMQTEVKELQRRLETPMVFVTHDQEEAMAIGDKIVIMDDGLIQQVGTPYEVFNEPTNRFVADFIGSPSVNMFESELVRTDEGLTLSNDLFTLPVEDEVGGTAEPGAVTFGVRPQYVHVAEEGEGLFTGDVTLVEPQGDRDTVYFDVDGREVRAVVPQNSVSAGRTDVALDVDRDKFWVFDAEGDRLF; encoded by the coding sequence CAGCGGAGCCGGTCATCAGCATCAGAGACCTCAGAAAGACGTTCGACGGGGGCGAGATCATCGCCTGTGAGGACATCGAGCTCGACATCTACCGGGAGGACTTCGTGGTCCTCCTCGGCCCCTCGGGCTGCGGGAAGACGACGACGCTGCGGTGTATCTCCGGGCTGGAGATTCCCGACGGCGGCCAGCTTCTCATCGACGGCGTGGACATGACCGGCGTCAAGCCGAAGGACCGAAACCTGGCGTTCGTGTTCCAGAGCATCGCGCTGTTCCCACACAAGGACGTCCGGGGGAACCTCCGGTTCGGGCTCGACATGTCGACGGACCTCTCGAAGGCGGAGAAGAACGAGCGCGTCGAGGAGATCGCCGCGATGCTCGGCATCGAGGATAAGCTCGACCGGAAGCCGGCGGACCTCTCGGGCGGCCAGCAACAGCGCGTGAGCCTCGGGCGCGCGATGGTGATGGAGCCGGCGGCGTTCCTGCTCGACGAGCCGTTCTCCGCGCTCGACGCCAACCTCCGCAAGCACATGCAGACCGAAGTGAAGGAGCTCCAGCGCCGGCTGGAGACGCCGATGGTGTTCGTCACCCACGACCAGGAGGAGGCGATGGCCATCGGGGACAAGATCGTCATCATGGACGACGGGCTCATCCAGCAGGTCGGGACGCCCTACGAGGTGTTCAACGAGCCGACGAACCGGTTCGTCGCCGACTTCATCGGCTCGCCTTCGGTCAACATGTTCGAGAGCGAACTCGTCCGGACGGACGAGGGGCTGACCCTCAGCAACGACCTGTTCACGCTCCCCGTCGAAGACGAGGTCGGCGGCACGGCGGAACCTGGCGCGGTCACCTTCGGCGTCCGCCCCCAGTACGTCCACGTCGCGGAGGAGGGCGAGGGTCTGTTCACCGGCGACGTGACGCTCGTCGAACCCCAGGGCGACCGCGACACGGTGTACTTCGACGTGGACGGGCGGGAGGTGCGAGCGGTCGTCCCGCAGAACTCCGTGAGCGCCGGCCGAACCGACGTCGCCCTCGACGTCGACCGGGACAAGTTCTGGGTGTTCGACGCGGAGGGAGACCGGCTGTTCTGA
- a CDS encoding mannonate dehydratase, translating into MQLSLILPPEPDERWDLAKQLGVTTAVVHPLEIGDGTRFWDFDTLQKLTNWFEGAGLEVGVIEGSVPLTETTKLGLPGRDDEIETFQQFLRNCGELGIPVVCYDWFVGVRWARTSAHVPSRGGSLTTEFDAERMQGGPPVRASGVTREELWENLEYFLERVVPVAEEAGVKLGLHPDDPPREEIRGIPRIVTSVEAYDRVLDVVDSEYNGVTFCQGNFAAMGVDVPAAIRHFGDRINFVHFRDVEGDADRFVETWHDDGPTDMLAAMRAYRVVGFDGPIRPDHVPTMAGESNSNPGYETLGRLFAIGYMKGLLEQTES; encoded by the coding sequence ATTCAGCTTTCACTCATACTCCCGCCGGAACCGGACGAGCGCTGGGACCTCGCAAAACAGTTGGGCGTGACGACCGCGGTCGTTCACCCCCTCGAGATCGGCGACGGGACCCGGTTCTGGGACTTCGACACGCTCCAGAAACTGACGAACTGGTTCGAGGGCGCCGGCCTCGAGGTCGGCGTCATCGAGGGTAGCGTCCCGCTCACCGAGACGACGAAACTCGGCCTGCCCGGCCGCGACGACGAGATCGAGACGTTCCAGCAGTTCCTCCGGAACTGCGGGGAGCTCGGGATTCCGGTCGTCTGCTACGACTGGTTCGTCGGCGTCCGCTGGGCGCGCACGAGCGCGCACGTCCCCTCCCGCGGCGGGTCACTCACGACCGAGTTCGACGCCGAGCGGATGCAGGGCGGCCCGCCCGTTCGGGCCTCCGGGGTCACCAGGGAGGAACTCTGGGAGAACCTCGAGTACTTCCTCGAACGGGTCGTGCCGGTCGCCGAGGAGGCGGGCGTCAAACTCGGTCTCCACCCCGACGACCCGCCCCGCGAGGAGATCCGGGGCATCCCTAGAATCGTCACGAGCGTCGAAGCGTACGACCGCGTGCTCGACGTGGTGGACAGCGAGTACAACGGCGTCACGTTCTGTCAGGGGAACTTCGCCGCGATGGGCGTCGACGTCCCGGCGGCGATCCGGCACTTCGGCGACCGGATCAACTTCGTCCACTTCCGCGACGTCGAGGGCGACGCCGATAGGTTCGTCGAGACGTGGCACGACGACGGCCCGACCGACATGCTCGCCGCGATGCGCGCGTACCGCGTGGTCGGCTTCGACGGGCCGATCCGCCCCGACCACGTTCCGACGATGGCCGGCGAGTCCAACAGCAACCCCGGCTACGAGACGCTCGGGCGGCTGTTCGCCATCGGATACATGAAGGGGCTGCTCGAACAGACCGAGTCGTGA
- a CDS encoding four-helix bundle copper-binding protein, which translates to MSLAETASNIDHLSERERECLENCFEAAEVCEWCADECIDEGEGMAECIRLCRDVADVATLHARFMARDSNYSTGLAEVCAGVCEECAEECDRHEQDHCQICADVVRECAESCREMAGA; encoded by the coding sequence ATGTCCCTTGCCGAAACCGCGTCCAACATCGACCACCTGAGCGAGAGGGAACGGGAGTGCCTGGAGAACTGCTTCGAGGCCGCCGAGGTCTGCGAGTGGTGTGCCGACGAGTGCATCGACGAGGGCGAGGGGATGGCCGAGTGCATCCGACTCTGTCGGGACGTCGCGGACGTGGCGACGCTCCACGCCCGGTTCATGGCGCGCGATTCGAACTACAGCACCGGCCTCGCCGAGGTCTGTGCCGGCGTCTGTGAGGAGTGCGCCGAGGAGTGCGATCGCCACGAGCAGGACCACTGCCAGATCTGTGCGGACGTCGTCCGCGAGTGCGCGGAGTCCTGCCGAGAAATGGCGGGCGCCTGA
- a CDS encoding geranylgeranylglycerol-phosphate geranylgeranyltransferase: MGDRTAFATGLLELTRPGNAVAAGALTFIGAFVGGGLRATSVALAVAATVFAVAAGNAANDYFDRDIDRVNRPDRPIPSGRVSPRGAAVFSAVLFLGAVVAAVTLPVLALGIAVVNLVALVAYTELFKGLPGVGNAVVAYLTGSTFLFGAAAVESLGPDVWVLFGLAAVATFARELVKDVEDVSGDREEGLRTLPIVAGERATLTLAVVVMALGAGASVLPYARGTFGLAYLALVIPADGVMVGATALGFRDPGTAQRWLKRGTYLAAAAFVLGRIAVLG; this comes from the coding sequence ATGGGGGACAGGACGGCGTTCGCGACGGGGCTGCTCGAACTCACCCGGCCGGGGAACGCAGTCGCGGCGGGGGCGCTGACGTTCATCGGCGCGTTCGTCGGCGGAGGGCTTCGGGCCACCAGCGTCGCCCTCGCCGTCGCCGCCACCGTGTTCGCCGTCGCCGCCGGCAACGCCGCCAACGATTACTTCGACCGGGACATCGACCGCGTGAACAGGCCCGACCGGCCGATCCCCAGCGGTCGGGTCTCGCCGCGAGGAGCCGCGGTCTTCTCGGCCGTGCTGTTCCTCGGCGCGGTCGTCGCGGCGGTCACGCTGCCCGTGCTGGCGCTCGGGATCGCCGTCGTGAATCTGGTCGCGCTCGTCGCCTACACGGAGCTGTTCAAGGGGCTCCCGGGAGTCGGCAACGCCGTCGTCGCGTACCTCACCGGGAGCACGTTCCTCTTTGGTGCCGCCGCGGTCGAGTCGCTCGGCCCGGACGTCTGGGTGCTGTTCGGGCTGGCGGCCGTGGCGACGTTCGCGCGGGAACTCGTGAAGGACGTCGAGGACGTCTCGGGCGACCGGGAGGAGGGGCTCCGGACGCTCCCCATCGTCGCCGGCGAGCGGGCGACGCTCACACTCGCCGTCGTCGTCATGGCACTCGGCGCGGGGGCCAGCGTCCTCCCGTACGCACGCGGGACGTTCGGACTCGCGTACCTCGCGCTCGTGATCCCCGCCGACGGCGTGATGGTCGGCGCGACCGCCCTGGGGTTCAGGGATCCGGGGACCGCCCAGCGCTGGCTCAAGCGCGGGACGTACCTCGCGGCCGCCGCGTTCGTCCTCGGGCGGATAGCGGTGCTCGGCTGA
- a CDS encoding RAD55 family ATPase codes for MYEVSTLGSSIEPGSNVLFTGPPLSGKRELALDVLAEGTERGEGAIMVTTKDSADRLLKRFGKRVSHDGKPVAVVDTVTRQQGVGDVRDDDRIKYTSSPVDLTGVGIKLSEFLENFHAERGIERNRVMLHSLSTLLMYTDLQTVFRFLHVFTGRIQSVDGLGVYCIDSTAHEEREMNTLKQLFDGIVETSEDAEPAVRIADA; via the coding sequence ATGTATGAGGTTTCGACGCTGGGATCCAGCATCGAACCCGGATCGAACGTCCTCTTCACCGGCCCGCCGCTGAGCGGCAAGCGCGAACTGGCCCTCGACGTGCTCGCGGAAGGGACCGAACGGGGGGAGGGCGCGATCATGGTGACGACGAAGGACAGCGCGGACAGGCTCCTGAAACGGTTCGGCAAGCGCGTGAGCCACGACGGGAAGCCGGTCGCGGTCGTCGACACGGTGACCCGCCAGCAGGGCGTCGGGGACGTCCGGGACGACGACCGCATCAAGTACACGTCCTCGCCGGTCGACCTCACCGGGGTCGGCATCAAGCTCTCCGAGTTCCTCGAGAACTTCCACGCGGAGCGTGGCATCGAGCGGAACCGGGTGATGCTCCACTCGCTCTCGACGCTTCTGATGTACACCGACCTCCAGACCGTGTTTCGGTTCCTCCACGTGTTCACCGGCCGCATCCAGAGCGTCGACGGCCTCGGCGTCTACTGCATCGACTCGACGGCCCACGAGGAACGGGAGATGAACACGCTGAAACAGCTGTTCGACGGCATCGTCGAGACGTCCGAGGACGCCGAGCCCGCGGTGCGGATCGCGGACGCCTGA
- a CDS encoding CoA-binding protein — protein MPVTDDEGLRELLSMDPVAVVGCSSTPGKAAHDIPAYLQRHGYEVIPVNPYADEILGREAYDSLADVEADVELVDVFRPSDEVAGILDQVLDRKESRGDVRGVWLQLDITDDEALARAEEAGLTTTQDRCMKVEHGRLLG, from the coding sequence ATGCCAGTGACCGACGACGAGGGGCTCCGCGAACTGCTTTCGATGGACCCCGTCGCCGTAGTCGGCTGTTCGAGCACGCCGGGAAAGGCCGCCCACGACATCCCTGCGTACCTCCAGCGGCACGGCTACGAGGTGATCCCGGTGAACCCGTACGCCGACGAGATTCTCGGCCGCGAGGCGTACGACTCGCTGGCCGACGTCGAGGCGGACGTCGAACTCGTCGACGTGTTCCGGCCCAGCGACGAGGTCGCGGGGATACTCGATCAGGTGCTCGACCGAAAGGAGTCCCGCGGTGACGTTCGGGGCGTCTGGCTTCAACTCGACATCACCGACGACGAGGCGCTCGCGCGGGCGGAGGAGGCGGGCCTCACCACCACGCAGGACAGATGCATGAAAGTCGAGCACGGCCGGTTACTGGGCTGA
- a CDS encoding PLP-dependent cysteine synthase family protein — translation MTTHREPLDSVLEAVGETPLVRVHASPESVPVHAKLESFNPGASVKDRIGEYMVRAMLEAGTLNPGGTVIEPTAGNTGIGFAVAAGQLDVDAVFVVPERFSVEKQQLMRALGAEVINTPSEDGMAGAIERAHALAEELDDAVVPQQFENPLNAEAHYETTAPEAFEALDGEVGAIVAGCGTGGTLMGMAEYALERNPDTHVVAVQPEGSTYGDFFGEDAEEGEYKTEGIGTHDVATNELFDPDLVDDLKTISDEAIHGEMARLAGEEGHLVASSSGANSLAAREVAREIESGEVDAPHDAVVTVFADSSERYLSKGVYRSFEEWTG, via the coding sequence ATGACCACACACCGGGAGCCGCTCGATTCGGTGCTGGAGGCGGTCGGCGAGACGCCGCTCGTCCGCGTCCACGCCTCCCCCGAGTCAGTTCCGGTCCACGCGAAGCTGGAGTCGTTCAACCCCGGCGCGTCCGTGAAGGACCGCATCGGCGAGTACATGGTTCGGGCGATGCTCGAGGCGGGAACGCTGAATCCGGGCGGAACCGTCATCGAACCGACCGCGGGAAACACCGGCATCGGCTTCGCCGTCGCCGCGGGGCAACTCGACGTCGACGCGGTGTTCGTCGTGCCCGAGCGCTTCAGCGTCGAGAAACAGCAGCTCATGCGCGCGCTCGGCGCGGAGGTGATCAACACCCCGAGCGAGGACGGGATGGCCGGCGCCATCGAGCGCGCCCACGCGCTGGCCGAGGAACTGGACGACGCGGTCGTCCCCCAGCAGTTCGAGAACCCGCTGAACGCCGAGGCACACTACGAGACGACCGCGCCGGAGGCGTTCGAGGCGCTCGACGGGGAGGTCGGGGCCATCGTCGCCGGCTGTGGCACGGGCGGGACGCTGATGGGGATGGCCGAGTACGCGCTCGAACGGAACCCCGACACCCACGTCGTCGCCGTCCAGCCCGAGGGGTCAACGTACGGCGACTTCTTCGGCGAGGACGCCGAGGAGGGCGAGTACAAGACCGAGGGAATCGGTACCCACGACGTCGCCACCAACGAGCTGTTCGACCCCGACCTCGTCGACGACCTCAAGACCATCTCGGACGAGGCGATCCACGGCGAGATGGCCCGACTCGCGGGCGAGGAGGGCCACCTCGTCGCGTCGAGTTCGGGGGCGAACTCGCTGGCCGCCCGCGAGGTCGCACGCGAGATCGAATCCGGCGAGGTGGACGCGCCCCACGACGCGGTCGTGACGGTGTTTGCCGATTCGAGCGAGCGGTACCTCTCGAAGGGCGTCTATCGATCGTTCGAGGAGTGGACCGGGTAA